From the Psychrobacter sp. P11F6 genome, the window TCATAGAGTTGTTGATTGCACGAGAAGTCAAAATCAAGTTAGGATTTAATCCTAAAGATGATGCTTTGTGTGCCAAGTAATAAGGATCTACGCCAATACAATGCCCACCTACTAAACCAGGCATAAGCTTGATAAAGTTCCATTTAGTAGCAGCAGCTTCTATGACTTCATGAGTGTCGATACCAACTTCGTTGAAAATAAGGGCCAATTCGTTTATCAAAGCAATATTGACATCACGCTGAGTGTTTTCAATAACTTTAGATGCTTCTGCGACTTTTATAGAGGAAGCCTTGAATGTGCCAGCAGTAATTACTGAGCTATATAATTCATCCACTATGTCTGTGTAGTAAGGGTTTGAACCTGAAGTGACTTTTAATATGTTCTCTACTGTGCGCAGTTTGTCGCCTGGATTAATACGTTCTGGAGAATAACCAACACCAAAATCTATATTTAACTTTAAGTTGGATTTTTCTAGCTCAGGAATACAAACTTCTTCTGTAGCACCTGGATATACTGTTGATTCATAGATAACGATATCATCTCGCTTAATAATTTTACTTAGCATCTGCGAAGCTTTAACCAATGGGGATAAATCTGGTAAGTTATTATCATCAATTGGTGTTGGTACGGTAATGATAAATACGTTCGCTGCGGTTAGGTCATTAGTGTCAGAAGTAAAAGTAAGACGAGAAGTGTTTTTGAGGTATTCGCTGGTCACTTCTCTAGTTTTATCAATATTATTAGATAACTCGTTAATACGTGTTTCATTTATATCAAAGCCTATAACGTCATATTTTTTTGCAAACGCACAAGCTAGTGGTAGACCTACGTAACCTAACCCTATAATGGCGATTTTTTTGGAATTCATCGAATGACCTTTTGGTATGAATTAATTAGATAAGAGTGTTTGGCTACTTTAGTGATAATTAAGATTGTAGGCATAATAGCAGATATAAAATAGCTGAGAAAGTAATGGTGTGTTTGATTTTACATCATCATTGCATAGACCTTTATAAAAAGGTCGCCCTAATACGGTGACTTTTTTGCCTCTTAGCAAAGCTTCAAACCCACCTAATGATGTAATGGTATATACGTGATCGATAGTCTTTAAAGCATCAACCAAATGAATAGACTGGGTTAGAATAAGACAATCTAGCTCAGTGAGTATATGGACGATAGATAAATCATCGAGTGTCATTGGATGTGGTTTCACAATGATTTGTGCGTCAGGATTTTCTTCAATTGCTTGATTGACCACATCAAGCAACGTAATACCAATACCGCCACCATATTTTAATGAATCATCATGCGGCACTTGACCTAATACTAATATACGTTTTTTACTCTTAACGCCATATAGTGGTATGACATTGACATAAGGCTGATGGTTGTATTTACTCACCCGATGAGAAACGTAATAATCCAGCATCTCCTGTGCCAACGCCTCATCATAACCATCCTGCTCAAAGTCAAAGTTGGAGATTAAATCAGTTAGATCGTTTGGACGAGTGGTATCGAAGTAAGGTGCTTGACTGTCCATGACGATAGACAATGGTGGAGCGCTACTATAGTCATCAGGGCCTGAACGGATAAATCCATCTTCTAAAAAGAAAATGTCTAGACCTTGCTTGCGGATGTAATCAATAAAATAATCAGGCGCTTTATAACCCCAAATATAGATAACAGGGTTTACACGCTTGATAAATGGCTTTAACCACGCAGCAAAGTAGCGCATATCAAAATGCCGTTTTATTTGAACATGCGACGACTCCAATACCCAATCACCAACCAAATCTTGCCATGGCAGCATACCAACGACTAACGCCAAACGCTGTTTTGGCTGACGATTATGTTTATAATAACCTGATAATAGCGGTCGGATGTAAGCGTTAAATTTCATAATATGTTGGCTGGCTTAGTTTGATAGTGGAAGAGCAGATAGCCATGATTGGGGCATTTACGTTGGTAATGTTTTATCGTTCCCAGTATAGTTGCATTTACGAATAAAAACGAATACCTACTTCGAAAAATAATAACTTCGAAAAATAATGGGTCGATATTATGAAAAACAAGATACTAGTTACGGGCGGTGCGGGCTATATTGGCACACACACCTGTATCGCACTGCATGAAGCTGGCTATGAGATTGTAGTTTACGACAACTTGTCTAATAGTAGTCGTGAAGCCATCAATCGTGTCTCTACTCTCATTGGTCAGCCGATTGAGTTTATCGAAGGCGATATTCGTGATGCTGAGTCACTTAAACAAGTATTCTCAGCGCATCAGTTTTTTGGCGTGATTCACTTCGCTGGACTAAAAGCAGTTGGTGAATCTGTTGCCAAGCCATTGCTGTACTACAATAACAACGTCAGTGGTACGATTACCTTGCTAGAAGTGATGGCTGAGTATGATGTCAAAAACCTCGTTTTTTCTTCCTCTGCGACTGTTTACGGTGATCCTGAAGTATTGCCAATTGATGAGAAATCGCCACGTTCTTGTACCAACCCCTATGGTCAGAGCAAGCTGGCAGTTGAGCACATATTAGAAGACCTTGCTGTATCCGACGACAGTTGGAACCTGATTCCTCTGAGATACTTTAATCCAGTAGGGGCGCATCCATCAGGGCAGATTGGCGAAGACCCTAATGATATCCCAAATAATTTGATGCCTTATATCTCGCAAGTCGCTGTTGGTAAGCTTGCCAAACTTAATGTTTTTGGTCATGACTATCCTACAATAGATGGGACAGGTGTACGTGACTTTATACATGTCACTGACTTGGCGCAAGGTCATGTGGCTGCGTTAAATTATTTAGAGCGACAAGTGGCACCAGTAGGATTTTTACCCATTAATTTAGGTACTGGTAAAGGTACTTCTGTATTAGAGTTAGTAACGGTATTTTCTAACGTTTCTGGACAACCAATTCCTTATCAATTTGCAGAACGCCGCGCAGGTGACATAGCCAGTTGCTATGCCAGTGCTGATAAAGCAAAAGCGCTATTAGATTGGCAGGCAATACTATCTATCACTGAGATGTGCCAAGATAGCTGGCGTTGGCAAAATAAGAATCCGAATGGCTATAATGTTACTTAGACTTTATAAAATATCTTTTCTTTTAATCTTCCATTAATATAGTTTAAAAATTATGAAAAAAATAACTCACGCCGTCATCCCTGTTGCAGGCTTTGGTACACGTATGTTGCCATTGTCTAAATCTGTGCCAAAAGAGCTATTACCACTTGGTAATCGTCCCGCTATTCACTATGTGGTTGAAGAGGCGATTGCTGCTGGTATTAAGCATATTGTCTTGGTTGGTCATGCACAAAAGAGCGCGATTGAGAATTACTTCGATATTAATGCTGAGTTGGACAACCAGCTGCGTCATAAAGGTAAAGATGAGCTAGCCGATAGCTTAAACTGGCTGCCAGACGATGTGACCGTATCGATGATACGTCAAGGTAAAGCATTAGGTTTGGGTCATGCGGTACTCGCGGCTCGCCCCATTATTGGTGAGCATGATTTTGCCGTATTATTACCCGACGTTGTGCTTGATCCTTTTACGGGCGATATGGCTGCTGATAACTTAGCCTTTATGATTAATGCTTTTGCTGAAGATAACCATTCACAGATATTGGTCGATAAAGTCGCTGATGAAGATGTGCATAAATATGGTATTGCCAAACTGCATGAAGCGTTTAGTGAGGAGAGCAGGGAAGATGGTGAAGCAAACAGTAATGCCAGCTTTAAAGTGGCAGGATTTGTAGAAAAGCCTAACTTAGCCGATGCTCCTTCTAAGTTAGCAGTCGTTGGTCGTTATGTCTTTAGCAATCACATTTTTGACTATCTGGCCAATACCAAAGCTTCGGTCGGTGGTGAAATTCAGCTGACCGATGCGATTGATGCGTTGATTAGTGAATACGGCGTGAATGTCACGACCATGCGCGGTGATAGCTATGATGCAGGTGATATGCGCTCATATATGCAAGCATTTATCTATTTTGCCGAGCAGCAATTAGCAGAAGATGAATAGCTGATGGCTGAGATAAAGAGAAATAGCGCTTATAAAAGTGCTCGAAACTCTACATACTGGCAGCAACTACAGATGCTTGCGAAGCAGCCATGGTCACTGGCAGCCTTGTTTGCACAAGATGACAGTCGTGCAACGCTCTTTAGCATGCAAGCAGGCGCGCTATATATGGATTATAGCAAACAATGTATTGACAAACAGGTGCTGGCAAGTCTGTTGCAGCTAGCAGAAAGCTGTGAGTTGTCCACACGAATTGATGCACTTATGCAAGGCGCGATGGTCAATACTAGCGAGGAGCGTGCTGCCTTGCATACAGCACTACGATTGCCAGAGTCTGCCAAACTAGACGTTGATGGGCAAAATGTGGTCGCTGATGTGCATGATAGTCTGTCGCAAGTAGCACGTTTATCTGAACGTGTCCGTAGTGGTACGTGGCGCGGATTTTCTGGTAAAGCTATCACGGGTGTGGTCAATATTGGCGTCGGTGGCTCTGACCTTGGCCCGCTTATGGCGACGACCGCGCTAGATGAGTGGGCAGATACCGACATTGAAGTACATTTCGTCTCTAATATGGACGGCACTCAGCTTGATAATTTGCTGAAGCACCTCAATCCTGAGACCACCTTGTTTATTATTTCATCTAAATCCTTTGGTACGGTTGATACGTTATCTAATGCTAAAACAGCATTATCATGGCTGCTTGCCACTGCCAAGCTGCGTGCAGGTACTGAGGACAGTGTGCTACGCCGCCACTTTATTGGTATCTCCGCTAACAGTGAAAAAATGAGTGCGTGGGGTATTCATCCTGAGCATCAGCTACAGCTTTGGGAATGGGTTGGTGGGCGTTTTTCTTTATGGTCAGCGATAGGATTGGCGATTGCCATTCGTATTGGGATGGCTGGGTTTAAAGCGTTATTAGCTGGTGCGCATAGTATGGATGAGCACTTTGCTCAGGCTGATTTTTCAGAAAATTTACCAGTATTGTTGGGTTTGCTTGCTGTTTGGAATAGTACCTTTTTACAAGTGAATGCTCATACCGTATTGCCCTATGATGGTCGTCTCAGCTATTTACCAAGCTACTTAACCCAGCTTGAGATGGAGAGTAATGGTAAATCGGTCACCCAGCACGGTGATCATATTGACTACGATACCTGTCCGATTCTGTGGGGCGAGATTGGCTCCAATGCGCAGCATGCCTTTTATCAGTTGCTACATCAAGGCACACAGCAAGTGTCTTGTGACTTT encodes:
- the galE gene encoding UDP-glucose 4-epimerase GalE, yielding MKNKILVTGGAGYIGTHTCIALHEAGYEIVVYDNLSNSSREAINRVSTLIGQPIEFIEGDIRDAESLKQVFSAHQFFGVIHFAGLKAVGESVAKPLLYYNNNVSGTITLLEVMAEYDVKNLVFSSSATVYGDPEVLPIDEKSPRSCTNPYGQSKLAVEHILEDLAVSDDSWNLIPLRYFNPVGAHPSGQIGEDPNDIPNNLMPYISQVAVGKLAKLNVFGHDYPTIDGTGVRDFIHVTDLAQGHVAALNYLERQVAPVGFLPINLGTGKGTSVLELVTVFSNVSGQPIPYQFAERRAGDIASCYASADKAKALLDWQAILSITEMCQDSWRWQNKNPNGYNVT
- a CDS encoding UTP--glucose-1-phosphate uridylyltransferase translates to MKKITHAVIPVAGFGTRMLPLSKSVPKELLPLGNRPAIHYVVEEAIAAGIKHIVLVGHAQKSAIENYFDINAELDNQLRHKGKDELADSLNWLPDDVTVSMIRQGKALGLGHAVLAARPIIGEHDFAVLLPDVVLDPFTGDMAADNLAFMINAFAEDNHSQILVDKVADEDVHKYGIAKLHEAFSEESREDGEANSNASFKVAGFVEKPNLADAPSKLAVVGRYVFSNHIFDYLANTKASVGGEIQLTDAIDALISEYGVNVTTMRGDSYDAGDMRSYMQAFIYFAEQQLAEDE
- a CDS encoding nucleotide sugar dehydrogenase, with translation MNSKKIAIIGLGYVGLPLACAFAKKYDVIGFDINETRINELSNNIDKTREVTSEYLKNTSRLTFTSDTNDLTAANVFIITVPTPIDDNNLPDLSPLVKASQMLSKIIKRDDIVIYESTVYPGATEEVCIPELEKSNLKLNIDFGVGYSPERINPGDKLRTVENILKVTSGSNPYYTDIVDELYSSVITAGTFKASSIKVAEASKVIENTQRDVNIALINELALIFNEVGIDTHEVIEAAATKWNFIKLMPGLVGGHCIGVDPYYLAHKASSLGLNPNLILTSRAINNSMSKFVAEQTIKKLISYGKNIKDARILLLGVTFKENCPDVRNTKVTDIGIELEKYGVKMTYSDPWVTEEDWNSLNVDYVDYKDIAENSFDAVIVAVNHSEFVGEDDKINSFCTKPKVIIDVKGALVNPDWRL
- the pgi gene encoding glucose-6-phosphate isomerase → MAEIKRNSAYKSARNSTYWQQLQMLAKQPWSLAALFAQDDSRATLFSMQAGALYMDYSKQCIDKQVLASLLQLAESCELSTRIDALMQGAMVNTSEERAALHTALRLPESAKLDVDGQNVVADVHDSLSQVARLSERVRSGTWRGFSGKAITGVVNIGVGGSDLGPLMATTALDEWADTDIEVHFVSNMDGTQLDNLLKHLNPETTLFIISSKSFGTVDTLSNAKTALSWLLATAKLRAGTEDSVLRRHFIGISANSEKMSAWGIHPEHQLQLWEWVGGRFSLWSAIGLAIAIRIGMAGFKALLAGAHSMDEHFAQADFSENLPVLLGLLAVWNSTFLQVNAHTVLPYDGRLSYLPSYLTQLEMESNGKSVTQHGDHIDYDTCPILWGEIGSNAQHAFYQLLHQGTQQVSCDFIACVRRYSGQSQNAPLQQQHELSLANCLAQSRVLAFGNAALQETEVQVASAADKYKYYRGNQPSTTLLIDELTPHSLGALIALYEHKVYVMASIWDINPFDQWGVEMGKQMAESVHQAMQQAGESQFDSSTNQLLKHIQQLS